The Haloarcula sp. H-GB4 genome segment TTGTACCGCCTGTTTGCTCGTCATGGGCGCAACTGTGACGGGGTGGCTGAAAAGCGTGTCTGAACTGCCGGACCACGCTACGTGTCCGGGTCGTATGGGCGCGCGATGTCGGTCGGTGGCGCGCCGACGCCCAGCACGGTAACCGACTCGTCAGCATCAGCGGGATTGTGCGCGCGATGTGGGCTGTCCGGTTCGGCGACGAACACCTCGTCGGCCGAGACGACGTACTCCCCGTCGGGCGTTTCGACGTGAAGCGTGCCCTTGAGCACGTAGAACAGTTCCTCGCGCGTCTCGTGGTAGTGGTAGGTCCGCGAGAGGTCTTCGCCAGGTGCCATCTCGTAGGTGGCCGCGTGGAGTGCGTGGAGTTCGGCAGCATCGGAGATGCCGCGCCGGTCGCAGGGGTAGTCCTCAGTTTCCGACAGCGACTCGGGGTCAATCTGGTGATAGCCCATATGGTCGGTGGGGGCGCCGGCGGGCAAAAGCGTGACCACGCCGGGGCGTCAGGCGAATAGCCAGATGAGGAGCGAGAGCGTTCCGATGGAGACCACTGTCGAGGTGAAGACGTTCAGCGAGGCGAAGGCGGCGTCGCCGCCGAGTTCTGTTGTGTAGACGTACGTCGACACCGCCGTTGGGGTACCGAGCATCACGACCGCCGCACCCAGCGCCGTCGCGTCCATCGACAGCGAGGAGTACACCAGCCACGCCAGCGCCGGCATCCACAGTACCTTCAGCCCGACGACGCTGACGGTCTTTTGCAGGTCCGACACCGGGAGGTCCGTGTCAAGCGTCGCACCGATACACAGCAGGGCGACCGGGAGCGCCAGCTCCGCCGGTGGACCGAGCGCACCGATGAGTAACTCCGGAACGGACAGCGACAGGACTGAGGCTGTGATGCCGGCCGCCAGCGCGATGAGTACCGGGTTCGTCACGAGTTTCTTGCACTCGCTCAGCAGCGAGGCGTCGCTGCCGTTGATACGGACCAGCAGGAACACCGTCACCGGGACGTGGGTCACCGCGCCGATGCCGAGGATGACGCTGGCGACAGCCGTCGCTTCGCTGCCCATCGTCGCCGCCACGAGCGGCAGACCCAGAAACCCCATGTTGCTGTGATACGACTGAACGACGGAGACGCTGCGGCGGTCGGCGGACTCCAGCCGCCGGTGGACGAGCCAGCCCATCGTTATGGTCAGCGCGACGATGACCCAGAAGCCCCCCAGCAACGCCGGCGAAATAATCTCCCGTAACGGGCGGTCGTACGTAGATCGGAATATAAGCGCCGGCAGGGCGACAGTAAAAACGAGTGTGGTGAGGATATCCGTCCGCCGCTCGGTCAACAGCCCGTAGTGGCCGGCGGCGACGCCGCCCGAAAGAAAGGCGATCATGAAACCGAGCTGCCCGAGAACGGCCATATTGTCGCCCAGTCGCTTCGACCTTTTGACCCTTTTGTCACGGGCAGAAACGGCATTTATCCAGTAGGCACTGTCTCCCGCGTAGGCAGCACCGGGTGCCGACGCCGACGCACGCAACCCCATCTCGGAACCGATTGGCCAGTTGACGTGGGCGGGACTGAAATGACCGGAGCGCTCCGGCTTTCGGCGGTGGTCGTCACGAGAGCAAACCCAGTTCCCTACGTCTACACGGCAGTCGAGAGCATGACAACAAGCCTTTACCCGCGCCGTCGCGTATCTCGCGCCAACAATGGTACTCGACGATCTTGGGAGTTCACTTCGGGGGACGCTTGACGACCTCCGGGGGAAGTCCCGGCTCTCTGAAGAAGACATCGAGGACATCGTCAAGGAGATTCAGCGGTCGCTGTTGCAGGCCGACGTGGATGTCGGGCTCGTTCAGGACCTCTCCGATAGCATCGAAACACGCGCGCTAGATGAGGAGCCCCCGGCGGGGACGACGCCGCGGGATTGGGTCCTGCGCATCGTCTACGAAGAACTGGTCGACCTCGTCGGCGAGTCGACCGAACTCCCGCTGGAGGAGCAGACCATCATGCTCGCCGGTCTGTACGGGTCGGGGAAGACGACGACGGCCGCAAAGATGGCGTGGTGGTTCTCGACGAAAGGGCTCCGACCGGCCATCATCCAGACCGACACGGACCGACCCGGCGCGTACGACCAGTCCAAGGAGATGGCCGAGCGCGCCGAGGTAGACTTCTATGGCGACCCCGACGAGGACGACCCGGTGAAGATTGCTCGCGACGGGCTGGAAGCGACGGAGAACGCGGACGTTCGTATCGTGGACACGGCGGGCCGTGACGGTCTGAACGAGGAACTCATCGAACAGATTGAGCGTATCGAGCAGGAGGTCCAGCCCGATCGGGACCTGCTCGTGCTGGACGCGGCGATGGGCCAGAGCGCCAAGAGCCAGGCCGCCGACTTCGAGGCGGCCATCGGCATCGATGGCGTCGTCATCACGAAGCTCGACGGGACGGCGAAAGGTGGGGGCGCGCTCGCAGCGGTCAACGAGACCGACTCTACCATCGCCTTCCTCGGCTCCGGGGAGACGGTCAAAGACATCGAGCGGTTCGAACCCTCCGGGTTCATCTCCCGACTGCTCGGGATGGGTGATCTCAAACAGCTCACCGAGCGCGTCGAGCGCGCGATGGAGGAAACCCAGGAAGGCGACGAGGAGGACTGGGACCCTGAGGACATGATGGAGGGGAAGTTCACCCTCAAGGACATGCGCAAGCAGATGCAGACGATGAACAACATGGGGCCGCTGGACCAGGTGATGGATATGATTCCCGGCCTGGGCGGCGGGCTGATGGACCAGCTCCCTGATGACGCGATGGACGTGACCCAGGAGCGGATGCGGGACTTCGATGTCATCATGGACTCGATGACGGAGGAGGAACTGGAGAACCCCCGCGTCGTCGGCCAGTCCCGGACCAAGCGCATCTGCCGTGGGTCCGGCAAGCCCGAGGAGCGGGTGCGTGAACTCCTCCAACAGCACAAGCAGATGGAGCAGATGCTCAAGCAGTTCCAGGGAATGGGCGACGGCGACATGGAGCGGATGATGAAACAGATGCAGCAGGGCGGTGGCGGCGGTGGCGGGATGGGCGGTATGGGTGGCGGCGGCATGGGGCCGTTCGGCGACTGACGCCGCTGTGCCGATCC includes the following:
- a CDS encoding cupin domain-containing protein, producing the protein MGYHQIDPESLSETEDYPCDRRGISDAAELHALHAATYEMAPGEDLSRTYHYHETREELFYVLKGTLHVETPDGEYVVSADEVFVAEPDSPHRAHNPADADESVTVLGVGAPPTDIARPYDPDT
- a CDS encoding AEC family transporter gives rise to the protein MAVLGQLGFMIAFLSGGVAAGHYGLLTERRTDILTTLVFTVALPALIFRSTYDRPLREIISPALLGGFWVIVALTITMGWLVHRRLESADRRSVSVVQSYHSNMGFLGLPLVAATMGSEATAVASVILGIGAVTHVPVTVFLLVRINGSDASLLSECKKLVTNPVLIALAAGITASVLSLSVPELLIGALGPPAELALPVALLCIGATLDTDLPVSDLQKTVSVVGLKVLWMPALAWLVYSSLSMDATALGAAVVMLGTPTAVSTYVYTTELGGDAAFASLNVFTSTVVSIGTLSLLIWLFA
- a CDS encoding signal recognition particle protein Srp54 encodes the protein MVLDDLGSSLRGTLDDLRGKSRLSEEDIEDIVKEIQRSLLQADVDVGLVQDLSDSIETRALDEEPPAGTTPRDWVLRIVYEELVDLVGESTELPLEEQTIMLAGLYGSGKTTTAAKMAWWFSTKGLRPAIIQTDTDRPGAYDQSKEMAERAEVDFYGDPDEDDPVKIARDGLEATENADVRIVDTAGRDGLNEELIEQIERIEQEVQPDRDLLVLDAAMGQSAKSQAADFEAAIGIDGVVITKLDGTAKGGGALAAVNETDSTIAFLGSGETVKDIERFEPSGFISRLLGMGDLKQLTERVERAMEETQEGDEEDWDPEDMMEGKFTLKDMRKQMQTMNNMGPLDQVMDMIPGLGGGLMDQLPDDAMDVTQERMRDFDVIMDSMTEEELENPRVVGQSRTKRICRGSGKPEERVRELLQQHKQMEQMLKQFQGMGDGDMERMMKQMQQGGGGGGGMGGMGGGGMGPFGD